The window aattttccgaggttgtctcggatttttgctcatatcgcTATcataaatagcgatcttctcgaaagcatgtctaaaagaattattgaagattcggatctcgccgatatctggggtcctctaaaaactgattttaacaaacacacagacagacagacggacatagcttaatcgagtCCGCTATCtactcagaatatatatactttatagggtcggaaaattatattgtagaaattacaaacggaatgacaaacttatatattctcacgaaggtgaagggtataaaaattaattttgtactaatttttttcttaaaaccaaGAAGGAGGATTAAAAAGAAGCTAAATCAATAAATACGGAAACTTTTTGTGAATATTAGAATTAGTAAAGCACCCAATTGGGTCCAAGTGTACTAGTATACTTCTAGAACTAATGGTACTAGTAATTTTTCACACTCAATGGTAATGGTACTAGTGAAATTTCATACACTCAATGTTAATTTGAGCATTAAAATGGTATAGGAAAGTTTACAGTTGTTAACTAGTACTGGTGATTTTTGTACTAGTAAAATACTAGTCTGGTATTAGTTCCATTTCCTGCAGGaatgttatatttatatcaAATGAATGAGAATTCAAAGGgctttcaaagaaaaattttgttagcGTCTAACAGATgctttaaaaacgaaaaaaaattattaatttaacaaaataattagaaaaaataataaaaaaaaatacaaattacaatcCCTAATAAAGTGTCGGTCAAAAATAGACATACATTCAAACAAATAAGGAGTAATGAAAAATCAATTTAGCTTCCAATATCCCAGTTATGTATATTCTAAAGAATACTGATGAATCAGTTAAAAAATTAGTTATGATGAAATAAATTTGagataaaaaatttcaacatcaataaaaaaaaacttttttattaaaagtggtatattaaatatttaaaatatggtaTGGTGATCTACACAACTAGATCTTCAAACTGCAATATATcgcatattaaatttttcatttttttgtcatAATTACGCAGTTGAACTCCAAAAAATGTAGGGGTTCTTATAAACATATATCATTTACTTATAGACTATAcagtacaaatatattttttgagcaCTTTGTTAACTTAATTACTTTTAagattaaaagataaaaaatgatTGAACATTGACTAATCAAATATTTGAGAGCACGTGactctttttttttgacatttattttgACTTTGAATTGGTTATCTTTAATTCcttatagtttaattttattcagaaataaaaacatgaatgccttgttgattttaataaaatatgtttatgaatttttaattttttgacaatttttccaGAAGTTGTTCCTTGAAAACTCTTTAGAAGTATTTTAGAACCATAACAATGTTCCTAGAAACGGGTTCCTGTAGTAGTTGCGATATCACTAGTTCCAAGGTTGttatttaagaatctgaagtgatTCTCTTGCAttagttctagaactagttgtttttataacaaGTTCTAAATTTGTTCCTGGGTTGTTAAAACTATTACAAATTAGTTCTGATTAATGCAGTAGTAAAAGagtaaaacttttcaaaagtttctttatctactttttaataaagttgATTGTAATCccattttaataacaattaattttaagagAACCTTCGAgtacaaaatgtaaatttttttagatgAAATATATGATATAtgaccagtcagtatgttagaAATTggaactaataaaaaaataaagcatttgattagttttttaactttattctgttaaatttttattttatttttaattattttttttttttgcaaaaaaatgggattttttaaaatggattaggggaaaatatggacctatccttataaatgttggtagagcaATTTTcgtctacttcaaagtaatttatatagaatttaaaagttttatcagTGTTTATAggtaaattttgaccttcaagtcattttctaaagggagtttgtatggggctagggtcaaatgtgacccgatcattacaaaaatcggtaatgtcattaaaagttctataaaaccaaGTTTTgcagacttttgttgacataatagaacatttaacttaattatgagcccaaaggccctattcggggggtacggttgtatgggggctaggcgaaataatggaccgattttatccattttcaataggtttcgtccttGGGACAAAAAAAGagtgtatgtgccaaatttcattaaattatcttaatcaactcagaaaacgattctaagccgattggtatactttaaagtggtaTAGGACCCTCCCACTAAActtaatataccctccccactaaagtgctgtagggtataactTATTCCAGTAATTAAGTTGTATTCGAAGAATTTATGTAGTTGTCTCTGAATAGAAATTTCATAAGCAAGTAAGGATTAAAAGCATGTAAAATATCTGttgtattctttaaaaatatttagtaattataattaaaaatatattaattataaaacataaaacatttatacaGGCACAAACACAAGTTTACAAGGAGAAAATTCATGAATTGGAAAcgaaaataaaagatttaacaTCTGGTAAATGGAATATCCAATAAAgtggaaatattattttttaagcaatTGTGTTTTTTCACTAGGAAAAATTACCTCAGAAGAAATTAGTGCGACAGCAAGTGCCGAAGTTGATGAACTTAAGGCGAAACTTAGCGAACAAGCTCAACAATTTGAGTCACAAATAGCCGAAAACCAAGATGAACTGCAACGTTTGCAGGAAAATATTAAGTATCTTAAAGATCAAAATGAGGCATTGCAAAAAGAGCTCGTGGCAAAGGATGAGAGTCTCGAAAAGTTCTCCTTATCCGAGTGTGGCCTCGAAAATATGCGCAAAGAGTTGACATTTGTTAAAGAAGAACATGAAAAGGAACGGCAACAAGTGCAGGCTGATTTCAATACTAGACTTGAAGAAAAATCGGAAGAAATAAAACGTTTGCTGGAGGAGAAtgcaacaattaaaaaatcctTGGCAACAATTGAGACCGAACGAACAAGTTTGGATGATGAATGTCGAATACTACGCGAAGAATGTAAAACTCGCAGTTCCCATGTGGAAGATATTAACAATCAATTGGCCAAAATATCGGCTGAATTAGCTATTAAGCACGCAGAATGTGTTACATTGGATGAGATGGTAAAGGCCCAACAACTTGGAAAAGCGGAAGAAAAGACCCAATTAGAAGAAAAAATCCAGGAAATTTCTAAACTAAAAGAAGAGGTTGTTAAATTGCAGGAAACGAAGAAGACTTTGGAAACTAATCTTAATAAAGCACAGGAAGAACTTCTAAAGCTCGCCGAATTGCAAAGTAGCTTTGAAACTAAGCTTCAGGACGCTCTAAGCCAAGATCAAGATAAAAACGCAGCCATGCTTGTTCTAGAACAATCTCTCAAGGAATTGCGCTTGGATTGTGAAAAGGTGCAAAATGAAAACCAACAACTAAATGACACCATAAAAAGCCTGCAAAGTGAGTTAGATAACGAGAAGGTTTTCAGAGAAACGGTCTCCAAAACTCTTTCagaaaaagaaatttcattaaCTGAATGCACTAAAAACTTAGAAATTGCTCAAGAAacgattaataaattaaagaaagaattAGAAGAGACGTTAAAAGGTCAACAGCAAATAATAAATGAGAAAGCAAATGAAATTCTATATCTAAAGGAAGAACTAGGAAAACTACAGGACAAAACATCAGCTCTTGAAGGTGAATCATCCATTACTGTCCAACAATTATGTGCCAAAATTACTGAATTAGAAAGCCAAAATAAAAGACTTGAAGAGGATTTAAAGAATTCAAAGAACACAATTGAAGATCAACGTCAAAAGTCCATCCAACAAGATGAAGTTATTGCTTCAAAAATGTCCGAACTTAAATCAACAACTACAGCCTTGGAAACCACAACCAAACTATTGGAAAAACTTAAAGGAGAACATGAAACTTCCTTAAGTAAAAAGCAAGAACTAGAAGAAGAGATTAAGAAAATCGAGGAGAAAAACGCCCAACAACAATTAGATTTAGGAGACTTGGCCCGCAAATTAGAAAGTTCAAATTCCAAATGTAACAATCTAATATCACAGAATGAAGCTTTACAACAGGAAATAATTGCTGCTCGTGCATCCAGTTCAAACGTCCACAACGAAGTCAAAAAACTCAATGAAgaaattcaaaacaaacaaaatgaaatttccaATTTGGCCAGCAACCATGACAAAGAACGTATTGAAATGACGGGACAACTGGAAGAGCTACagcaaaaattaacaaacaacatCAAAGACTTTAACGATCTCAAAGAAGTTGTCCAAAAATCAAAAGAAGAAATTAGCCAAAAAGTACAACAGATTACAGAACTGGAGGAGAAGACTATTAAGCAAGAACTTCAACTAAGTGATAACCAAAGGCAGAGGGAGAACTTGCAAACCAAATACGATGCTTTAGTTAAACAAAATGAATCCTTGCAACAAGACTTAACCACTCTTCGCACTTCCAGCACAGATTCAAATGCCGAACTTCTCAAACTATCTCAAGAAATAGCGAATAAGCAGAAAGCTTTCGAAGAACTTCTAGATAAATCTAGTGGAGAACGTGCTACGTTGGAAAGTCAATTACAAGCCAGCCAACAACGAATCGACGGCATGTGCAGTCAAGTCGAAACTCTGACGAATGAACTCAAAAACGTCACAGAGGAAAGTTTCAATCGGTTTGAACTTCTTAAACAGGAGCAAGAGAAGAGCGGAAAGCAAGAATTAGAGATGGCAGATTTGCATCGAAAGCTTGATAGCTTTGTTATTAAATGCGACAATTTGGAGGAACAAAATAAAGCTCTGCAAAACGATCTAAATACTCTACGCCAAGGATCAGCCGGTTCAAATGCTGAAATTGTTAAACTCACAGAAGAGCTGACTAACAAGCAAAAACTCTTGCAGCAACTCACAGATAAATCCAATGATGAACGTCTATCACTAGAAAGCCAATTGCAAGAACTCAAACAAAGCGTTCAATCTCAACAATCCGAAATGGAAGGTTTGCGCAATGAATTGAAAGCTGTTGAAGATGCTAAAAAGCAACAAATGGCAGAATTTGATATTGCGAAAAAAGAACTAGTTGCTAAAGCAGAAGCTGAAGTAAATGATCTTAAAGCTGCCGAGAGTGCAAAGCAGCAAACAATTATTGAAAGCTTTGAAGCTCAGCTTAAAAACTCAGAACAGTCGAAAACATCACTGGACGAAGCTATCAGTAGTCTACAGAAACAAATTCAACTTTTACAGGATGAATTGCTTAAATCTCAATTGGACTTTAAGGCCAAAGAGGCAGAAATGCAAAAGCAAATAGAGGCTTATAGAATGGAGAAAGAACAGTTACACACGAATTTGCAGAAAACACAAAATGAAGGATCATCTGCTTTAACAAATGTGCAAGAAGAAAATTCAAgacttttacaaaatattgaaaagctAACCCAAGAACTTAAAGACAAAGAAGACTCATTTGTTAGAGTTCACAGTGAAGCCGAGCAGCTGCGTATTATGCAATCAAATACCAAGTCCGAACTTGAATTGCAATTGCAAAAACTTCAGAATGCTCTAGCTCTAACCAACGAGGATTGTGAACATAAAACAAAACTGATCGAAGAAGACAAAAAGAAAATCGTTGACCTTAAAGCTATGCTAGAAGCCCTTAAACTTTCTAATGAACAAATCTCTGCCACAAACGCGGAACTCGCCGAGGCCTTGGATATTCTGGAACAAGAAAAATGTGAAACTGCCAACATATTTGAACTGTTCGAAATGGAATCTGATCAGAATATGGaaaaattagttgaaaaatTATCCAGCCTAAAAGCAGAACTAGCCACTACCCAAGAGCAACTACGCAGGAAGGAAAGCCAGTTCGAAGAACAGCAAAAGCATATCAGTTCAACTGATTCAGTTTTACAAAATACTCAGACTGCTCTTAACGATGCGCAAAAGACTATTCTCGAACTGAAAACTCAACTTGGACAATTGCAACAAGCCAACGATGAACTTCGAGGTCAGCATCAGGAATCAGAAGAAAAACTAAAGCAACAAGAAGATATAGAACTACAACTTgctgaatataagaaaattgtagATGAGATGGACGAGACGTCTTCTGAAAAATCTACTCAACTTGAGAAACTTCAAACACATATCGCTCAATTGCAGCAAGAAAAGTCacaattaattgaaaatgagaaaaccttaaaaattgaATGTACAAGTATACAGCGAAAACTCGAATTGATGGAAATGGAGAAAACAAAGGAAATTGTTGGTTTAAAACAACGTATTAATGATTTACAGTCGATAAgcaaattgaaacaaaatggTTCCACTGGAGATAATTCTGGATTCGAGGTAAATACTTGGTATTTCGTATAGCAAgtgaaaaagtaataatttatctctttttataaacagaCATTAACAGCAGATGATAGTACGGCGCAGATAAATTTCCTTAATTCGATCATTGCCGACATGCAGAAGAAGAATGATACTCTAAAAGCGAAGATAGAGGCTTTGGAGGCTTTGCCAACTGATTTTACTAAGTAAGCATGAGAATACAATGTCTTTGGTTTACAttgtaattatatatattttaaatattaaagaccAGCAGCTTTTGAATTAATCGCCAAGAGAAAGCCAGCGCCCCGTGTATTTTGTGATATCTGTGATGAATTCGATAAACATGAAACCGAGGATTGTCCTTTACAGGCATCAGATGATCGAGATTACTCGCCACCTCCCACAAGTGAGAAAAACAATAATGAACGCAAGGAACGCAAACTTCCAGAACCtagaaaatattgtgaatcATGTGAAGGTTTGTAACTAATTACAttacataattattaaattaatatacaatttttttcattatatttcatTAAACAGTTTTTGGCCACGAAGCTGGAGAATGTGATGATGAATGTTATTGATAAAGCACGAGCACtgagtttattattttatctaattttatattaaattttatgttataatatctttaatttttatttattctattttatgttttgtcTATGGAAACTTTCATTCTAACGATATTAATTGtgattattaagaaatttgttaatgTTTCCTTTGTATCCTTGAAAGGAGCCTTATTTTTTGTACTAACTACAatattatgtatgtgtatgtaatttAGAAAGTgattgttaattatttagtttatgtttaaatactAATTGTCCATCTtgctttcatttttataaactatgtatacaattaataataaattatgttttttcttttctttcttactATAAAACTTATATCAAAGAAATACTAATTTATTTGTTAGATAAATTTTCAAACACAAATGTAATTAAATCTACTaaactaattatttaataaatcaataatttcaTATTCTAATTTCTATAAATCAAAATGAGGGATATGTTTAATTGTCAAtctagaaaaaataaagaaattgctGAAATTTGCActccaaaaacaaaacaccttaatttttttatttatgtaatattacaatatgtttttttttcttttatttggaaaatataatCTTATGAACCAGTAagtacaattaaatttattattttaatctgAGCAATCATAGTTTTTTCAagaatcttatttaaaaaaagctctTTCAAGATGAGTGGCAATGTACTAAATGTAGTCCACTTATATATATTGAGTTTGGGCCCAAGGTCAAaggaaaatggataaaatccattagtccattatttcgcctagccaccatacaaccgtacctcccgaatgGGGCTTTTGGgatcatagcccccatacaaactccctttagaaaatgacttgaaggtcataaaactattaaattctacataaataactttgaagtagacgtaaattcctctaccaacatttataaggataggcccatatttttccctactcccctttgagccattttataaaaaatctcttttttgccaaaaataaataaaaaattccagaataaagttaaaatataaatgaaatactttAATTCTAGTTTTAACATATTGTCGGTTATTCCCGACtaaacattcatacttgtttaattaTCTTAATTACTAAAATGcacttacatattttgttttgatcATTCTTTCAATTCTTGCAATAAGATCATAGCTCAATTCCGTATTAAAGCTGTAAATGCACATTAAAgtgaatttatatttgtttttttttacactccaccaccatcagtggtgatagagggtatatatcagtttgtcattctgtttgtaacactaagaaatatagtctatctagatatgtccgtctgtctgtctatataaAACAGGCTCACATTAAAATGAAGCAATGGAACTCtacaaaattcactcaaaatattcattgttatcctaagcagtttggtattgaaaatcaacaAGATCAGTGAAATTGTTTTCATAGTTATGAGTAAACATTTAAGACAACATCGAAAAAATAGcgatttttaacatatttatttgtactttttacaaaaactactgcagataaattgaataattgaattgaattttgtcAGAGATACATCTCTTGTTCCAGAACCAACAttgataaaaatcaaaaaaatcggttcataatttcatatacctcccatacaaatgtacatattcctgtgaaatgtttttattgttaataaattccgttacaatatcgataacttcacaaaattttcaaattaaagttttatgtcaatagaattaatttcaatgaaacaaaatttccatcggtccacaattggtattagctcccatacaaggttcactcccgaaaatcacttgaacgcacataactcacctaattatgatatttatacacaatttggcaaaaatatcatttttatctacataaatgttgccgatcggtaaaattatttggGTCAACAATAATATCCatgcaaaatttggcacaaatattacttttatatgcaCAAAATATAcctgaaatttgtttaacgatcatccataattgttataccctacaccactttagtggggagggtatattgggtttgtgctgatgtttgtaacattcaaaaatattcttcctatacccaccttaaagtataccaatcggcttagaatcattttctgagtcgatttaaatgatctattatgttaacagaagtcgacaaaacttagttttatagaattttaaataacgcTAGCGATTTTTGtgatgatcgggcttcatttgaccctatcccccatacaaactccccttcagaaaattaatttaagggtcaaaatttacttaaaaacactaataacacttttaaattctacataaataatattgaagaagacttaactccccctaccaacatttttaaggatagggtcatattttgccctactcccctttgagccctctaaaaaaaatctctttttttgccaaaaaagtaaaaataatccgaaataaagttaaaaaaaaaaacaaaacaaatgccttatttttttaaataatcctcatttttaacatacatactgactggtgtagggtatcatatagtcggctacgcctgactatacattcatacttgttcgtTATTCCcatcattttcgaaaattacgtaaacactttttactcattaccaaataaagttttgcacaaataaacttttttatcttCAGAAAAGTTACTGTCAATGTCTTTATCTGATCGGTCCACCGAAAGCCATTTCCACAGTATTTAACTAGTTTCATtatcataactataattataaacattacCCCCGAATTCATGAAGATATTAGtcgcttattttatgtttagtatgcaaattttccaagcaaaatttctacaataaaccatcaataactttattaaacaattcactcacatgcaaattattaaatatcgctaAAATCTAAAATAGTGTTTGTAATGTTCTTTCTACTAAAAAACATGAGAAAAATTATATTCTCAAATATattcaccaaataaaaaatttaagatatcGAGCTTCCCTCATAACTAACCTCAAATGGGGAAAATTTCACCAATCAATAATCCCCTAACCAAACATTTCAATTTGGACTTTTTTTGATCATAACTACGTCAAATATACTTCTATCGCTCCAAAAAatccgattttttttaattatatgaaacTAGCCTCTTAAAAAACTGCCTTCAAACATTTGCTTCACACTTTACAttgcgttgaaaatattttcatacaaatttaagTGAAATGAGGAGAAGGGATTTAAAAATGTAACCCCTAAATTGTTAAAAACCGTCGATATCTCTcacatattttgaattttgagaatttcgtagaaaatattttttttagttttaatgatTTGCATAAATAAGGATTTCATAAccttataaataatttcactaATATTGCAAGAATTTTAACAATTCGAACAAAGGACATTCAcaagatatttatacataaaataacaaataattaaaattatgttttccaaaaaattaaaaaatctccgtgtattttctaaaatataaaatttgcaataactaATTTGCCAATTGgcacaatttttatttgaaaaaatgtatttatgaaatttttaacaaaatttaattttgctcATATGAACAAAATCTTCAATACAATTTTACGATAAAATGGTATgtaacagaaataaaaatatcagcACTAGTCGAATTGGtttcaaaagtttttacaaaCCATGATTTCGTTGGCCTGTGTAATTTTAAACATGGAAAGTATCCCTCACACGtgcaaaaaaattgttattatttgtacCGTTAAAGCTAAAATCGTGAGGGCTTCTCTGACATTGTATACATCCATTAAGAaggtatatttaaaaattcgacCGCTTAAGTGATGAAATTTGTAAAAGTTAGTTTATTTCAGTTATTGGTTTTGATGCGTGATGTTTCCTATTTCATATGACCcaaaaaatatgtaatgaaaattGGTGCAGTCTTTTAGACacttatatgtttatatgactTTGTTTGTTGTTGAAGCAGCGGcacgtgtaaagtcggtgtagctgggttgacaatcctaGGTCTTTGAACTCgcgagtcgttccggtgcgaagaaccgaaTGTCATGGGAACGACTATTTCGTTAATTGGTAATTTTCTTCACCTATGACAACATATTAATAACAGATAAGTGGTCTTAGTTCGCTCGAATAATGAAATCTAAATGATGTTTTTTGACAAATGAATGTAgatataattcaaaaaaaatatttattctgccaaaaataatattagtaCAATTAGCTTAAAATTAGATTTGTTGTAAagtatgcaaatttttaatcGCCACcctctttcttttcttttatagcATCCTGAAAGAAATAAATCATTTGCATTTTCAATGATTACTCACAAAATTATAAATCCAATTTACCTTAAATCTTTCCTCGAATAGTGAAAGTTCAGCTAAAAGATCAGTGATAGCATTCATAAACGCTTCATGAGGAGAATAATCAGCCGTAGTTTGAATACGAATAACGAATTTATGTTCCAAAGGATGAGGTACTTTGTAGCCGGCAAACAAAACATTGGGATCCTTtaacaattgactacaaataaataaatacagttAATTGATGCTTTATAGTATTTTTAGAAGTATAGTATTTTTAGAAGTATAAACTCACTTTCTAATCAAGTTTCCCAAAGTGTGATCTTCCTTATTGACTGTAAATATGGCGGCATTTGTCACTTTCGTGTCcaattctttaataattctagAGGCAAAATACAATGGAAATAATTATGCATATACTTATATCAGATATTAGTCAATCTTTAATTGTTGTACTCACTTCTTTTCGCCTTCGTAAAGTAAAAATGACTCAAATGTGGGAGGTGCATTCATTTTGAATTATTTCTactagaatttaaaatattagtcaattttatagtaaaaaatgaagaaatgtttggaaaatttttcaactttattgTCGTATGGTAAGAGATGCCATATactataaatagaaaatcaCCATTTAGTGATTTTTctctttacatattttttcaattaaaacttaataaaaattgtttttaataaacaacataaagatcattaaatatatttttgtttaatattaaattgaatgttgtgtttaataatttattttattcatgaattcaaaataaaaaatcatattttgttCTGAATTCTttcaaaagaacaacaaaattgtCGTGTGGCAATACCAAGCCTTAAAACAGAGTTGTTGCATCAGTTATATTTTCAGTGTTGTATTTTCAAATGAATAGTTGTATTATTTTCAACAGTGTcgtagaaaaagttaaaaactgtAAAGTACGATATGTGGTATGAACAAGACATGACATACCGATTCTAGACGGCTGcgatttctagaaaatttttaacacatatacatagtacattttatatgaaacatttatatatcACATAATCTTACATACAACATCTAAATCTAGTATATTACATTTCAAATCTTGTtcaaaaacataactttttacataaaaaaaattattttggtttGATCTAAATCTCACAAAATATTTCGGTGAAGTGTGAAGAAGAATGacgtattatatatattttttacataatttatacaatttaaataataaaacaatgtggccataaaatataaaatcgaaTAGTATTTATAAAGGAccttttttcatgtttatttaatacaataaatagatgtattgaattcaaaatttaatatgcaatatattttgtaaattacatATGTACCCAGTTATTATTGTTCATAATAATACATTTAGAAATAGGGATATATCTTTCTGAAATTTACTATTAGATCACTTTGCATTAatgtgcaaaaatataaaatatgattttctaAAACCTATCCGTTTTACAAATAACACTTAAAGGTACTTTACATTATgagattttgtataaatacaaaatatatttttttaatatatattgttgTCTAATCTGAATTTAAAACATC of the Lucilia cuprina isolate Lc7/37 chromosome 2, ASM2204524v1, whole genome shotgun sequence genome contains:
- the LOC111676184 gene encoding restin homolog isoform X7, producing MSRESDDNLSSINSQYTDLYQETVKRFTRSSLSPEMDRFSPSRYSFKSSSPFANSDSSRRQSYDLYLEATGRRQSSDHGSILTHDTEQFIIGQRVWVGGIRPGQIAYIGETHFAPGEWAGVVLDDPSGKNDGCVAGKRYFQCEPKKGIFSRLTRLTLAPLSGAQTPTSPLSKFSPDRSRTVSPTASIRSSFLRSPGKNGLTVGDRVIVSSGFGSRPGILRYLGETQFASGNWCGIELDEASGKNDGSVDGVRYFECKPKFGVFVPIAKVSLSPSSKKSRLSRAGSRESLTSIGTMNSIATTNTSRLRLNAQRKSSSFKPVAVTTPKSQFSMQDLLREKQQHIEQLMIERDLDREDSQNTALQFQKNINELKTYIALLERQLSEERKKAEDLQFSIDEATFCGDELNAQTQVYKEKIHELETKIKDLTSGKITSEEISATASAEVDELKAKLSEQAQQFESQIAENQDELQRLQENIKYLKDQNEALQKELVAKDESLEKFSLSECGLENMRKELTFVKEEHEKERQQVQADFNTRLEEKSEEIKRLLEENATIKKSLATIETERTSLDDECRILREECKTRSSHVEDINNQLAKISAELAIKHAECVTLDEMVKAQQLGKAEEKTQLEEKIQEISKLKEEVVKLQETKKTLETNLNKAQEELLKLAELQSSFETKLQDALSQDQDKNAAMLVLEQSLKELRLDCEKVQNENQQLNDTIKSLQSELDNEKVFRETVSKTLSEKEISLTECTKNLEIAQETINKLKKELEETLKGQQQIINEKANEILYLKEELGKLQDKTSALEGESSITVQQLCAKITELESQNKRLEEDLKNSKNTIEDQRQKSIQQDEVIASKMSELKSTTTALETTTKLLEKLKGEHETSLSKKQELEEEIKKIEEKNAQQQLDLGDLARKLESSNSKCNNLISQNEALQQEIIAARASSSNVHNEVKKLNEEIQNKQNEISNLASNHDKERIEMTGQLEELQQKLTNNIKDFNDLKEVVQKSKEEISQKVQQITELEEKTIKQELQLSDNQRQRENLQTKYDALVKQNESLQQDLTTLRTSSTDSNAELLKLSQEIANKQKAFEELLDKSSGERATLESQLQASQQRIDGMCSQVETLTNELKNVTEESFNRFELLKQEQEKSGKQELEMADLHRKLDSFVIKCDNLEEQNKALQNDLNTLRQGSAGSNAEIVKLTEELTNKQKLLQQLTDKSNDERLSLESQLQELKQSVQSQQSEMEGLRNELKAVEDAKKQQMAEFDIAKKELVAKAEAEVNDLKAAESAKQQTIIESFEAQLKNSEQSKTSLDEAISSLQKQIQLLQDELLKSQLDFKAKEAEMQKQIEAYRMEKEQLHTNLQKTQNEGSSALTNVQEENSRLLQNIEKLTQELKDKEDSFVRVHSEAEQLRIMQSNTKSELELQLQKLQNALALTNEDCEHKTKLIEEDKKKIVDLKAMLEALKLSNEQISATNAELAEALDILEQEKCETANIFELFEMESDQNMEKLVEKLSSLKAELATTQEQLRRKESQFEEQQKHISSTDSVLQNTQTALNDAQKTILELKTQLGQLQQANDELRGQHQESEEKLKQQEDIELQLAEYKKIVDEMDETSSEKSTQLEKLQTHIAQLQQEKSQLIENEKTLKIECTSIQRKLELMEMEKTKEIVGLKQRINDLQSISKLKQNGSTGDNSGFETLTADDSTAQINFLNSIIADMQKKNDTLKAKIEALEALPTDFTKPAAFELIAKRKPAPRVFCDICDEFDKHETEDCPLQASDDRDYSPPPTSEKNNNERKERKLPEPRKYCESCEVFGHEAGECDDECY